From a single Sulfolobus sp. E5-1-F genomic region:
- a CDS encoding amidohydrolase family protein: MITIRNAKLLDGRIVDIGIDGEKINCIGECKGNDEVIDAEKKLVIPPYFNMHFHLDSAFTRAVNKSGTLWEGIRIWQDIRNKIGEEEIIRNALTAVKLFVAYGTLWIRTHVDITERSFKLLNAIKRVREESSEIADIQITAFPQDGIFTEKGNDELLRRALDNGADNVGLIPHNEITREDGFRSIKFAFELAREYNKDVDGHIDETDDPNSRYLEVLVKETIENKWEWRVTAGHVTAMHSWDSAYRFRILPYVAKAGITVIPNPLINVVLQGRFDGYPKRRGMAPIKEMLKANVNVALGHDCIMDPWYPLGIGNMLQVLFMAIHLDQMTGFEELISSINLITFNGAKAWRIKNYGIEIGNEANLLVTDADDVIDLIRFMSPPKFVIRKGKLVAKEGKFVLFKGKWERVKG; encoded by the coding sequence ATGATTACGATAAGGAATGCAAAACTGTTAGACGGAAGGATCGTAGATATTGGGATAGATGGTGAGAAGATTAATTGTATAGGAGAATGTAAAGGTAATGATGAAGTAATAGACGCTGAAAAGAAACTAGTAATACCACCGTACTTTAACATGCACTTCCATTTGGACAGTGCTTTTACCAGGGCTGTGAACAAAAGTGGTACATTGTGGGAAGGAATAAGGATTTGGCAAGATATAAGGAATAAAATAGGTGAAGAAGAAATAATTCGAAATGCGCTAACTGCAGTAAAGCTATTTGTAGCATATGGTACACTTTGGATAAGAACACACGTTGATATTACTGAAAGATCATTCAAATTATTAAATGCAATTAAAAGGGTTAGGGAGGAAAGTAGTGAAATAGCAGATATTCAGATTACCGCATTTCCTCAAGATGGGATATTTACCGAGAAGGGGAATGACGAACTTCTTAGGAGAGCTTTAGATAATGGTGCAGATAATGTTGGGTTAATTCCTCATAACGAGATTACCAGAGAGGATGGGTTTAGGTCTATTAAGTTTGCGTTTGAATTAGCTAGAGAGTATAACAAGGATGTTGATGGGCATATCGATGAAACTGATGACCCAAATTCGAGGTATTTGGAAGTTTTGGTAAAGGAGACTATCGAGAATAAATGGGAATGGAGAGTTACTGCTGGCCATGTTACTGCAATGCACAGTTGGGATTCAGCATATAGGTTTAGAATTTTGCCATACGTAGCTAAAGCTGGGATAACTGTTATACCAAATCCTTTAATAAATGTCGTTCTTCAAGGTAGGTTTGATGGGTATCCTAAAAGGAGAGGAATGGCTCCTATTAAGGAGATGTTAAAAGCTAATGTTAATGTAGCCTTGGGTCATGATTGTATTATGGATCCATGGTATCCTTTAGGAATAGGTAATATGTTGCAAGTTCTCTTTATGGCTATCCATTTGGATCAAATGACTGGCTTTGAAGAATTGATTTCATCAATTAATTTAATAACTTTTAATGGAGCTAAGGCATGGAGAATTAAAAATTATGGGATTGAAATTGGAAATGAGGCGAATTTGCTAGTAACTGATGCTGATGACGTTATAGATTTGATTCGTTTCATGTCGCCTCCAAAATTTGTTATAAGGAAAGGAAAGTTGGTAGCTAAGGAGGGTAAGTTCGTTTTGTTTAAAGGTAAATGGGAAAGGGTCAAAGGATGA
- a CDS encoding mechanosensitive ion channel family protein, translating into MALNERRIIALILTAILTGVAIGGGFFILSSVFKIISGDYLLYIYAAIWFIVAIIVSYFIGSLIRNRLGNVIGYDNAGSVSFLIRLIGYVIAFVGFFVLVRVSLGAALAAGGFAGLVVGLAAQTVLGNIFGGIMVVISRPYKVGDRVTISTWQYGLIAPTYPPKFFSNDFLIPGYTGTVTDISLLYTTIFTDDQVPVKIPNSIIIQAAIFIHDREERRKVRTKYEVSKDIDPDVLISVLKEKIKKLDFVIEEPSIKILETTLNTYILGIDTICKTIHEEPPRSEILKITMRTVRELQAKAATTSGNNR; encoded by the coding sequence ATGGCTTTAAACGAAAGAAGAATAATAGCACTCATCTTAACTGCGATATTAACTGGTGTAGCAATTGGTGGAGGATTTTTCATATTATCAAGCGTATTTAAGATAATCTCTGGTGATTATCTGCTCTATATTTACGCTGCAATTTGGTTTATAGTTGCAATTATTGTTTCATACTTCATAGGGTCTCTTATAAGGAATAGATTAGGAAATGTGATAGGGTACGATAACGCTGGTAGTGTTTCATTTTTAATTAGACTGATTGGGTATGTCATAGCTTTCGTAGGATTCTTTGTACTAGTGAGAGTAAGTTTAGGTGCTGCATTAGCAGCAGGTGGTTTCGCCGGATTAGTGGTAGGTTTAGCTGCGCAAACTGTACTTGGTAATATATTCGGAGGGATAATGGTAGTAATCTCTAGACCTTATAAGGTAGGAGATAGAGTAACGATATCGACGTGGCAATACGGTCTAATAGCTCCGACTTATCCTCCGAAGTTCTTCTCTAACGATTTCTTGATTCCAGGGTATACCGGTACAGTAACAGACATATCCTTGTTGTATACTACAATATTCACTGATGATCAAGTTCCAGTGAAGATACCAAATAGTATAATAATTCAAGCTGCAATCTTTATTCATGACAGAGAAGAAAGAAGAAAGGTTAGAACTAAGTATGAGGTTTCCAAGGACATAGATCCTGATGTCTTAATAAGCGTTCTTAAGGAAAAGATAAAGAAACTGGATTTCGTAATTGAGGAACCTTCAATTAAAATTCTGGAAACTACGTTAAATACCTACATACTAGGAATCGATACAATCTGCAAAACTATACATGAAGAACCTCCAAGAAGTGAAATATTAAAAATTACTATGAGAACAGTAAGAGAGCTTCAGGCTAAGGCTGCGACTACTAGCGGTAATAATAGATAA
- a CDS encoding NAD(P)/FAD-dependent oxidoreductase, with the protein MPLKIYDTIIVGAGIAGLSAALYSSRQKLSTLVLSKDLGGQLTLTDLIENYPGVESTGGLSLAQKIEKQAKKFGAEFIYGEEVKEIIQESDLFIIKGIKGEYAGRTVILAFGKTPREINVPGEQEFKGKGVSYCAICDAAFFKGRPAAVVGEGEPGIEAIELLSNYANPAYYITSSSYLAGEEEIVKNILNKPNVKIFTSSKVLEIRGNNKVEEIVLKKGDEIIPLRVDGVIIEMGYVLKTEFLKGFIELNEKGEIVIDELGRTSREGIFAAGDVTQTPYKQAVVAAAEGVKAALSAYNYIRSKKGLPPVNVDWKAEKKKVSFRL; encoded by the coding sequence ATGCCGTTAAAGATATATGATACAATAATAGTTGGAGCAGGAATTGCTGGGTTAAGTGCAGCATTATACTCTTCTAGACAAAAACTATCAACGCTAGTACTTTCAAAAGATCTTGGAGGCCAATTAACATTAACAGATTTAATAGAAAACTATCCCGGAGTGGAATCAACTGGAGGATTGAGCTTAGCACAAAAAATTGAGAAGCAAGCTAAGAAGTTTGGAGCAGAATTCATTTATGGAGAAGAAGTTAAGGAGATTATACAAGAGTCTGATTTATTCATAATAAAGGGAATTAAAGGTGAATATGCTGGAAGGACTGTAATTTTAGCTTTTGGTAAAACTCCAAGAGAAATTAATGTTCCTGGAGAGCAGGAGTTTAAAGGAAAGGGAGTATCATACTGTGCAATATGTGATGCTGCGTTCTTTAAAGGTAGACCAGCAGCAGTGGTAGGTGAAGGCGAGCCTGGAATAGAAGCTATAGAATTATTGTCAAATTACGCAAACCCAGCATATTATATTACCTCATCTTCTTATCTGGCTGGTGAGGAAGAGATAGTAAAGAATATATTAAATAAGCCTAACGTTAAAATATTTACATCTTCAAAAGTTTTAGAAATAAGAGGCAACAATAAGGTCGAGGAGATTGTGTTAAAGAAGGGGGATGAGATAATACCGTTGAGAGTTGATGGTGTAATAATTGAGATGGGTTATGTCTTGAAAACTGAGTTTCTAAAAGGGTTTATTGAGTTAAATGAAAAAGGCGAGATAGTTATCGATGAGTTAGGAAGAACAAGTAGAGAGGGAATATTTGCAGCGGGAGATGTTACTCAAACTCCATATAAGCAAGCAGTTGTAGCTGCAGCTGAGGGAGTTAAGGCTGCGTTGTCAGCCTATAATTACATTAGAAGTAAGAAAGGTCTCCCACCAGTTAACGTTGATTGGAAAGCTGAAAAGAAGAAGGTTAGCTTTAGGCTCTAA
- a CDS encoding 4Fe-4S binding protein — MFLLPIIITVTMLLVMFYVIYEVEKWRSTRRVLLALYVEGMMLTMNIGAYLYLINNNPFYFLITNSAYMIFGLYALLNVKEVKRRQVVFGVFTLIMVISEMAMGALIYTLQISIPANIDTSVGNLYFVSVMIIEMAFTLILSFRNLDKTLRNYLIGLLLLMPWFPQVFPSVNLPIWLSAIIMIGDTILIYDSLYTQRLRASQETFTAIELTSIFTLMMIGEFVFFLYNTLLVFDISMIIGMMWFVYRALAGPNPRKGNYARNPLLAFTIIFLTFIMEFFMGGVLDFVEGVFSPRVSGFLSSLTLPWQPFTNPINVLWDFIDIVGSVLGSIWFLIMMGIEMGFLAFKKMLEMRVKEVKVRMGLMILAYALYTIYIPMFSPLSDHLPYIPYMWSMGIGTLGGVSNSVLLGLIGTYVIYAVLSFLFGSRNLCAITCTAPLMYQGTFYDSLKVYNRTSKVGRKLMTSRRPDWVKVITLSVSIVVLIAAIISYLNSLGIISFTIFSTDITFLIYFVWFDVIWYLLFISIPFLGTFACVTTGYCYWGVFNQAVSSVGLFRLKVKDPMICVNCKTVDCAFACPVGITDMRGWFIKKGEFKSFKCVGIGECVNACPYDNIYFYDVRQWIKERFKH, encoded by the coding sequence ATGTTCTTGCTTCCAATAATAATCACTGTCACTATGCTTCTAGTGATGTTTTACGTAATTTACGAAGTAGAAAAGTGGAGATCAACAAGGAGAGTGCTATTAGCACTGTACGTTGAAGGAATGATGCTAACAATGAACATAGGTGCATATTTATATCTAATCAATAATAATCCGTTCTACTTTCTAATAACTAACTCTGCATACATGATTTTCGGATTATATGCACTACTTAACGTGAAGGAAGTTAAAAGGAGACAAGTAGTATTCGGTGTTTTTACGCTAATTATGGTAATTTCTGAAATGGCAATGGGGGCACTTATTTACACTTTACAAATCTCAATTCCGGCTAATATAGATACGTCTGTTGGCAACTTATACTTCGTGAGCGTAATGATAATAGAAATGGCGTTTACACTAATTCTCTCTTTCAGAAATCTGGATAAAACGTTGAGGAACTATTTAATTGGTTTATTACTCCTAATGCCTTGGTTTCCCCAAGTATTTCCTTCAGTAAATTTACCAATATGGCTCTCCGCCATCATAATGATTGGGGATACAATACTAATTTATGATTCTCTATACACACAGAGACTAAGAGCTTCCCAAGAAACCTTTACAGCAATTGAATTAACCTCTATTTTCACACTGATGATGATAGGGGAGTTTGTCTTCTTTCTCTATAATACCTTACTAGTTTTCGATATATCTATGATAATAGGAATGATGTGGTTCGTTTACAGAGCATTGGCTGGACCAAACCCAAGAAAAGGGAATTACGCTAGAAATCCTCTATTGGCGTTTACAATAATTTTCCTCACATTCATTATGGAATTCTTCATGGGAGGGGTACTGGATTTCGTTGAAGGAGTTTTTTCTCCTAGGGTTTCTGGGTTTTTAAGTAGTCTGACACTACCGTGGCAACCTTTTACAAATCCAATAAATGTATTATGGGATTTCATAGATATAGTTGGATCGGTTCTAGGTTCAATTTGGTTTTTGATAATGATGGGAATAGAGATGGGATTCTTAGCGTTTAAGAAAATGTTAGAAATGAGAGTTAAGGAAGTAAAGGTTAGAATGGGTTTAATGATCCTAGCTTATGCGTTATATACTATCTACATTCCGATGTTCAGCCCCCTTTCAGACCATTTACCCTACATACCATATATGTGGTCAATGGGTATAGGAACTTTGGGAGGAGTTTCAAATTCCGTACTCTTAGGGCTTATAGGAACTTATGTGATTTACGCAGTTCTCTCTTTCTTATTTGGGTCTAGAAATTTATGTGCCATAACCTGCACTGCCCCCCTAATGTATCAAGGTACTTTTTATGATTCACTCAAGGTTTATAATAGAACCTCGAAGGTAGGGAGGAAGCTAATGACGTCAAGAAGACCAGATTGGGTTAAAGTGATAACACTCAGTGTTTCGATAGTAGTATTAATAGCTGCAATTATATCCTACCTTAATTCCTTAGGTATAATTAGTTTTACAATATTTAGTACTGATATTACGTTTCTAATTTATTTCGTATGGTTCGATGTAATTTGGTATCTCTTATTTATTTCTATACCATTCCTAGGTACATTCGCATGTGTTACTACTGGATATTGTTATTGGGGTGTTTTTAATCAGGCCGTTAGTAGTGTAGGTTTATTTAGGCTAAAAGTTAAGGATCCGATGATCTGCGTCAACTGCAAGACAGTCGACTGTGCATTTGCTTGTCCAGTTGGAATTACAGATATGAGAGGATGGTTTATAAAGAAAGGTGAGTTTAAGTCATTTAAGTGCGTTGGAATAGGTGAATGTGTTAACGCATGCCCATACGACAACATTTATTTTTACGATGTAAGGCAGTGGATAAAGGAGAGATTTAAACACTAA